A window of Candidatus Izemoplasma sp. contains these coding sequences:
- a CDS encoding alpha/beta hydrolase-fold protein: protein MKEYRVVTMHSENLDKDKRLFIYLPEDYTQTETFYPVLYMHDGQNLFDDAVAPYGQSWRIIEQFQIHDDLPKMIVVGIESDKDDRSDELIPYRFEYFDHEKAGGKADAYLDFITRQVKPYIDKRFRTLKSPKHTALMGSSFGAVNTLYAALEYEHFFSRYACLSNAYLFEGFKNPMDQRLKGKVFTILKKLYIDVGTNEHKNIDIQKTYLSNNKALRDTLQAKLTKDAFTFKIIEDGKHHESDWEKRFADIIRVLFQEV from the coding sequence ATGAAAGAATACCGTGTTGTAACAATGCATTCTGAGAATTTAGATAAAGACAAACGGTTGTTTATTTATTTGCCAGAAGATTACACACAAACAGAAACATTTTATCCCGTTCTTTATATGCATGACGGCCAAAATCTATTCGATGATGCAGTTGCCCCTTATGGACAATCATGGCGTATTATTGAACAGTTTCAAATACATGATGACTTACCCAAAATGATCGTCGTGGGGATTGAATCCGATAAAGATGACCGGAGTGATGAGTTAATCCCGTATCGCTTTGAATATTTTGATCACGAAAAAGCTGGCGGAAAAGCAGATGCGTATTTAGATTTTATTACTAGACAAGTGAAACCCTATATTGACAAGCGGTTCCGCACATTAAAAAGCCCAAAACATACCGCATTGATGGGCTCAAGTTTTGGAGCGGTGAATACACTGTATGCGGCGTTAGAATATGAACACTTTTTTAGCCGCTATGCCTGTTTAAGTAACGCCTACTTATTCGAAGGGTTTAAAAATCCAATGGACCAACGCCTTAAAGGAAAAGTATTTACAATATTAAAAAAACTGTATATAGATGTGGGAACAAACGAACATAAGAACATTGACATTCAGAAAACCTATTTATCAAACAATAAAGCATTGAGAGATACATTACAAGCGAAACTCACTAAAGATGCTTTCACATTTAAAATCATAGAAGATGGTAAGCATCATGAAAGTGATTGGGAAAAGCGGTTTGCAGATAT